A window of Streptomyces gilvosporeus contains these coding sequences:
- the hisG gene encoding ATP phosphoribosyltransferase, giving the protein MLRIAVPNKGSLSEPASAMLHEAGYRQRKDRRELVLVDAENEVEFFFLRPRDIAVYVGSGKLDIGITGRDLLLDSGADAEEILQLGFAGSTFRYATRPGTAKDVTEFGGMTIATSFSGLVTQHLADNGVDASVVHLDGAVETAIQLGVAEIIADVVETGTTLRNAGLEIIGEPILKSEAVVIRGTGAPEDDPKVRQFLRRMQGVLVARRYVMMDYDIRVEHVEKAVALTPGLESPTVSPLHHEGWVAVRSMVPSKDAQRIMDELYELGARAILTTGIHACRL; this is encoded by the coding sequence ATGCTGCGCATCGCTGTCCCCAACAAGGGTTCACTGTCCGAGCCTGCGTCGGCGATGCTGCATGAGGCCGGCTACCGCCAGCGCAAGGACCGCCGGGAGCTGGTCCTGGTCGACGCCGAGAACGAGGTCGAGTTCTTCTTCCTGCGCCCGCGGGACATCGCCGTCTACGTCGGCTCCGGCAAGCTCGACATCGGCATCACCGGCCGCGATCTGCTGCTGGACTCCGGCGCCGACGCCGAGGAGATCCTCCAGCTGGGCTTCGCCGGCTCGACGTTCCGCTACGCCACCCGTCCGGGTACGGCCAAGGACGTCACCGAGTTCGGCGGGATGACGATCGCCACCTCCTTCTCCGGCCTGGTCACCCAGCACCTCGCCGACAACGGGGTGGACGCCTCCGTCGTCCACCTCGACGGGGCCGTGGAGACCGCCATCCAGCTCGGTGTCGCCGAGATCATCGCGGATGTCGTCGAGACCGGCACCACCCTGCGCAACGCCGGCCTGGAGATCATCGGGGAGCCGATCCTCAAGTCCGAGGCCGTGGTCATCCGCGGCACCGGCGCCCCCGAGGACGACCCGAAGGTCCGCCAGTTCCTCCGCCGGATGCAGGGCGTCCTGGTGGCCCGCCGCTACGTGATGATGGACTACGACATCCGCGTCGAGCACGTCGAGAAGGCCGTCGCCCTCACCCCCGGCCTGGAGTCGCCCACCGTCTCCCCGCTGCACCACGAGGGCTGGGTCGCGGTCCGCTCGATGGTCCCCTCCAAGGACGCCCAGCGGATCATGGACGAGCTCTACGAACTCGGCGCCCGCGCGATCCTGACCACCGGCATCCACGCCTGCCGGCTCTGA
- a CDS encoding PH domain-containing protein, whose translation MSAEPVADSVSPPSLPVTFRPTRTRAVLYTVGLAQLAALAAIALALPKLTGGERISFVVTGLLVLAVLLLLARPRVDARQEGLTVVNLTTRRELAWPQVLRVNLRAGDPWVTLDLADGTSLPVMGIQPGIAREAALRDARALRQLADAHGTGHPTAG comes from the coding sequence GTGTCCGCCGAGCCCGTAGCCGACTCTGTATCCCCGCCCAGCCTTCCGGTGACGTTCCGGCCCACCCGCACCCGGGCCGTCCTGTACACCGTCGGCCTCGCCCAGCTCGCCGCCCTGGCGGCCATCGCGCTGGCGCTGCCGAAGCTGACCGGCGGCGAGCGGATCAGCTTCGTCGTCACGGGCCTGCTGGTCCTGGCCGTCCTCCTGCTGCTCGCCCGCCCCAGGGTGGATGCGCGGCAGGAGGGTCTGACCGTCGTCAACCTCACCACCCGGCGCGAGCTGGCCTGGCCCCAGGTGCTGCGGGTCAACCTCCGGGCGGGTGACCCCTGGGTCACCCTCGACCTGGCCGACGGCACCAGCCTGCCCGTCATGGGCATCCAGCCCGGTATCGCCCGGGAAGCGGCCCTGCGCGACGCCCGCGCCCTGCGGCAGCTCGCCGATGCCCACGGCACCGGCCACCCCACGGCCGGGTGA
- a CDS encoding nicotinamide mononucleotide transporter family protein: MSAFGWLNAEAFTAFGQHVIWSDMVGNTIGLAALALGWRRSLWTWPAQFLSGLVLVAAYASAHLSGGIGKQLLVIGVALWGWRQWQRGRQQAQDGSIAVRFAGWRERGLLIGGTALGTAAVGTLFTLLPKLSWNPWPDAYIFVGTVAAMVAQARGLVEFWFAWLLVDVVGVPLAFSSGLAFSGLVYVVYLALVVWGLRDWWLRSRAATRPVLEGAAA; the protein is encoded by the coding sequence TTGAGCGCGTTCGGCTGGCTGAACGCCGAGGCGTTCACGGCCTTCGGACAGCACGTCATCTGGTCGGACATGGTCGGCAACACCATCGGCCTGGCCGCCCTCGCCCTCGGCTGGCGACGCTCCCTGTGGACGTGGCCCGCCCAGTTCCTCTCCGGCCTCGTCCTCGTCGCCGCCTACGCCTCCGCCCACCTCAGCGGCGGCATCGGCAAGCAGCTGCTCGTCATCGGCGTGGCGCTGTGGGGCTGGCGGCAGTGGCAGCGCGGCCGGCAGCAGGCACAGGACGGCTCGATCGCCGTACGGTTCGCCGGCTGGCGCGAGCGCGGGCTGCTGATCGGCGGTACGGCCCTGGGCACCGCGGCCGTCGGCACCCTGTTCACGCTGCTGCCGAAGCTGTCCTGGAACCCCTGGCCGGACGCGTACATCTTCGTCGGCACCGTCGCCGCGATGGTCGCCCAGGCCCGCGGTCTGGTCGAGTTCTGGTTCGCCTGGCTGCTGGTGGACGTCGTCGGCGTCCCGCTCGCCTTCAGCAGCGGACTGGCCTTCTCCGGCCTCGTCTACGTCGTCTATCTCGCCCTCGTCGTGTGGGGCCTGCGCGACTGGTGGCTGCGCTCGCGCGCCGCCACGCGCCCCGTCCTGGAAGGAGCAGCGGCATGA
- a CDS encoding uridine kinase family protein — protein sequence MEADPVDEDLTALAGRLRALPASCGPVRLIAVDGHAGSGKSTFAGRLAQALGGAPVVHADDLATHEELFGWDERFREQVVAPLSRGERAHYRVYDWVRREFGEGRELEPKPVVLIEGVGTGRRALRPYLACLLWMELAREHSWERGQLRDGPDLSAFWDGWIRAERRHFAGDPSRPYADLLVHQGPVGYEVRPGQSGRS from the coding sequence GTGGAAGCGGATCCCGTGGACGAGGACCTGACGGCGCTGGCCGGACGGCTGCGGGCGCTGCCGGCCTCCTGCGGGCCGGTCCGGCTGATCGCGGTGGACGGGCACGCGGGGTCCGGCAAGAGCACCTTCGCCGGGCGGCTGGCGCAGGCGCTGGGCGGGGCGCCCGTGGTGCACGCCGATGACCTGGCCACCCATGAGGAGCTCTTCGGCTGGGACGAGCGGTTCCGGGAGCAGGTGGTGGCGCCGCTGTCCCGGGGGGAGCGTGCGCACTACCGGGTCTACGACTGGGTGCGGCGGGAATTCGGCGAGGGGCGGGAGCTGGAGCCGAAGCCCGTGGTGCTGATCGAGGGCGTCGGCACGGGCCGTCGTGCGCTGCGCCCGTATCTGGCGTGCCTGTTGTGGATGGAACTGGCGCGCGAGCACTCCTGGGAAAGGGGGCAACTCCGCGACGGGCCGGACCTTTCGGCCTTCTGGGATGGCTGGATCCGTGCGGAGCGCCGGCACTTCGCGGGAGACCCCTCGCGTCCGTACGCCGATCTCCTGGTGCATCAGGGGCCGGTGGGGTACGAGGTGCGCCCGGGGCAGTCCGGGCGATCGTGA
- a CDS encoding AAA family ATPase — translation MDVGTQGSPAPAELAWLRAVDAYTVGAYPQAEEEFRTAVGLDPTMADAWLGLHALRADTATALLRMHQHRDRFGEQRTRHRRTLNSWYWLGWWVQPVLETGRDLLLAHASHWLDGRHVAELDQALAGCPPVDTDPQVRFLHACRAYLVKDWDQLVRHTEPLLTDPVLGIEAGLFGGMARVRLEMYAQAEPLLATALMRCRSEQPQRKELRYWLARAHEGTGRSAAALPLYRAVHRVDRAFMDTAARLAAIAESDGLDDGPNLAAVSASGAGQEAAGDLDPLAPLDPVDGRELLATGDPEGPAEAGAPPGGEATVRAKATAPSPRGAERLPTGPADPVLLEKALAELERMVGMEPVKRQVRALSAQLRMARLRASQGLPVQPPKRHFVFSGPSGTGKTTVARILGRVFYALGLLGGDHLVEAQRADLVGEFLGQTAVKANELIDSALGGVLFVDEAYSLSNSGYSKGDAYGDEALQVLLKRAEDNRDRLVVILAGYPEGMDRLLAANPGLSSRFTTRVDFPSYRPLELTAIGEVLAAENGDHWDEESLEELCSISGHVVDQGWIDELGNGRFLRTLYEKSCAYRDLRLSTWRGTPTRDDLATLRLPDLMQAYGEVLSGRGPEV, via the coding sequence ATGGATGTCGGCACGCAGGGCTCGCCCGCCCCGGCCGAACTCGCCTGGCTGCGCGCGGTCGACGCCTACACCGTGGGCGCGTATCCGCAGGCCGAGGAGGAATTCCGCACCGCGGTCGGGCTCGATCCCACGATGGCCGACGCCTGGCTCGGCCTGCACGCCCTGCGCGCCGACACCGCCACCGCGCTGCTGCGGATGCACCAGCACCGCGACCGCTTCGGCGAGCAGCGCACCCGCCACCGCCGCACCCTCAACTCCTGGTACTGGCTGGGCTGGTGGGTGCAGCCGGTGCTGGAGACCGGCCGCGATCTGCTGCTCGCGCACGCCTCCCACTGGCTCGACGGCCGCCATGTCGCAGAGCTGGACCAGGCGCTGGCCGGCTGTCCCCCGGTCGACACCGACCCCCAGGTCCGCTTTCTGCACGCCTGCCGCGCCTATCTCGTCAAGGACTGGGACCAGCTCGTACGGCACACCGAGCCGCTGCTGACCGATCCGGTGCTGGGTATCGAGGCGGGGCTGTTCGGCGGGATGGCGCGGGTACGGCTGGAGATGTACGCGCAGGCCGAACCGCTGCTGGCCACCGCGCTGATGCGCTGCCGCAGCGAGCAGCCGCAGCGCAAGGAGCTGCGGTACTGGCTCGCCCGCGCCCACGAGGGCACCGGCCGCAGCGCCGCCGCCCTGCCCCTCTACCGTGCGGTGCACCGCGTCGACCGGGCCTTCATGGACACCGCGGCGCGGCTGGCCGCCATAGCCGAATCGGACGGGCTGGACGACGGCCCCAATCTCGCGGCGGTCTCCGCCTCCGGCGCCGGCCAGGAGGCGGCGGGCGATCTGGACCCGCTGGCGCCGCTGGACCCGGTCGACGGGCGCGAGCTGCTGGCCACCGGCGATCCGGAGGGTCCGGCGGAGGCCGGTGCGCCGCCCGGCGGCGAGGCCACCGTACGGGCCAAGGCGACGGCACCGAGCCCGCGCGGCGCCGAGCGGCTGCCCACCGGGCCCGCCGATCCGGTGCTGCTGGAGAAGGCACTGGCCGAGCTGGAGCGGATGGTCGGCATGGAGCCGGTCAAACGGCAGGTGCGGGCGCTGTCGGCGCAGCTGCGGATGGCACGGCTGCGGGCGAGTCAGGGGCTGCCCGTACAGCCGCCCAAGCGGCACTTCGTCTTCTCCGGGCCCTCGGGCACCGGCAAGACGACCGTGGCCCGGATACTGGGGCGGGTCTTCTATGCGCTGGGGCTACTCGGCGGCGACCATCTCGTGGAGGCGCAACGGGCCGATCTGGTGGGCGAGTTCCTGGGGCAGACCGCGGTCAAGGCGAATGAGCTGATCGATTCGGCGCTGGGCGGGGTGCTGTTCGTCGACGAGGCGTACAGCCTGTCCAACTCCGGCTACAGCAAGGGCGATGCCTACGGGGACGAGGCCCTCCAGGTGCTGCTCAAACGCGCCGAGGACAACCGCGACCGGCTCGTCGTCATCCTGGCGGGCTATCCGGAGGGCATGGACCGGCTGCTCGCCGCCAACCCGGGCCTGTCCTCCCGTTTCACCACCCGCGTCGACTTCCCCAGCTACCGGCCGCTGGAGCTGACCGCGATCGGCGAGGTGCTGGCCGCCGAGAACGGCGACCACTGGGACGAGGAGTCCCTGGAGGAGCTGTGCAGTATCAGCGGCCATGTCGTCGACCAGGGCTGGATCGACGAACTGGGCAACGGCCGCTTTCTGCGCACCCTGTACGAGAAGAGCTGCGCCTACCGGGACCTGCGGCTGTCGACCTGGCGCGGCACCCCGACCCGCGACGATCTCGCCACGCTGCGGCTGCCGGATCTGATGCAGGCGTACGGGGAGGTGCTGTCGGGGCGGGGACCGGAGGTCTGA
- the ribH gene encoding 6,7-dimethyl-8-ribityllumazine synthase — protein sequence MSGKGAPELTVKNCGDLRVAVIAAQWHEKVMDGLVDGALRALTELGIDEPTLLRVPGTFELPVVAKVLAGRGYDAIVALGVVIRGGTPHFDYVCQGVTQGLTQVAVDTGVPVGFGVLTCDTDEQALDRAGIEGSSEDKGHEAVTAAVATAATLRSVSEPWR from the coding sequence GTGAGCGGCAAGGGCGCACCCGAACTGACCGTGAAGAACTGTGGCGATCTGCGGGTCGCCGTGATCGCCGCCCAGTGGCACGAGAAGGTGATGGACGGCCTGGTCGACGGCGCGCTGCGCGCCCTGACCGAGCTGGGCATCGACGAGCCGACGCTGCTGCGGGTGCCCGGCACCTTCGAGCTCCCGGTCGTCGCCAAGGTCCTGGCCGGCCGCGGCTACGACGCGATCGTCGCGCTCGGCGTGGTCATCCGCGGCGGCACCCCGCACTTCGACTACGTCTGCCAGGGCGTCACCCAGGGCCTGACGCAGGTCGCCGTGGACACCGGCGTCCCCGTCGGCTTCGGCGTGCTGACCTGCGACACCGATGAGCAGGCCCTGGACCGCGCGGGCATCGAGGGCTCGTCCGAGGACAAGGGCCACGAAGCGGTCACCGCCGCGGTCGCCACCGCGGCCACCCTGCGCTCGGTCTCCGAGCCCTGGCGGTAA
- a CDS encoding hemolysin family protein produces the protein MSLAQLMFAILLVLANGFFVGAEFALVSVRRSQIEPLATDGSKRARQVLHGLENLPQMMAAAQFGITVCSLTLGAVAEPTVAALVEPAFEAIHLPEALIHPLGYVMALALVVFLHLVIGEMVPKNLAMAAPEKTALWFSPTLVAFARLCRPVTALLGACAHGILRLFRVEPKDEVEAVFTSEQLTHLVEDSGQAGLLEPEEQERLSDALELGSRPVTDVLLDRAALITVGTGVTPRQLEELTVKTGYSRFPVCAPGGIYMGYLHVKDVLDLEERDRAVPQRIWHPMATLRAELPLDDALTAMRRAASHLAAVADAGGRVLGLVALEDVLEMLVGEVRDPSHRRTPEPRAALEEDPALAG, from the coding sequence ATGAGCCTGGCCCAGCTGATGTTCGCGATACTCCTGGTCCTCGCCAACGGATTCTTCGTCGGCGCCGAGTTCGCCCTCGTCTCCGTACGCCGCAGCCAGATCGAGCCGCTGGCCACGGACGGCTCCAAACGGGCCCGGCAGGTCCTGCACGGCCTGGAGAACCTCCCGCAGATGATGGCCGCCGCGCAGTTCGGCATCACCGTCTGCTCCCTGACCCTCGGCGCGGTCGCCGAACCGACCGTGGCCGCCCTGGTGGAACCGGCCTTCGAGGCGATCCACCTCCCCGAGGCCCTCATCCACCCCCTCGGCTATGTCATGGCCCTCGCCCTGGTGGTCTTCCTCCACCTCGTCATCGGCGAGATGGTCCCCAAGAACCTCGCGATGGCGGCACCCGAGAAGACCGCCCTGTGGTTCAGCCCCACGCTGGTCGCCTTCGCCCGCCTGTGCCGCCCGGTCACCGCGCTCCTCGGCGCCTGCGCCCACGGCATTCTGCGGCTCTTCCGCGTCGAGCCGAAGGACGAGGTCGAGGCGGTCTTCACCAGCGAGCAGCTGACCCATCTGGTGGAGGACTCCGGCCAGGCGGGCCTGCTGGAGCCCGAGGAGCAGGAACGCCTGTCGGACGCCCTGGAGCTGGGCAGCCGCCCCGTCACCGACGTCCTCCTCGACCGCGCGGCCCTGATCACCGTCGGCACCGGCGTGACGCCGCGCCAGCTCGAGGAACTGACCGTGAAAACGGGCTACTCCCGCTTCCCGGTCTGCGCGCCCGGCGGCATCTACATGGGCTACCTCCACGTCAAGGACGTGCTCGACCTGGAGGAACGCGACCGCGCCGTACCCCAGCGCATCTGGCACCCGATGGCCACGCTGCGCGCCGAACTGCCCCTGGACGACGCCCTGACCGCCATGCGCCGCGCCGCGTCCCACCTGGCCGCCGTCGCCGACGCCGGTGGTCGGGTCCTGGGGCTGGTGGCTCTGGAGGACGTCCTGGAAATGCTGGTGGGCGAGGTCCGCGACCCCTCCCACCGCCGTACGCCGGAACCGCGCGCCGCCCTGGAGGAGGACCCGGCGCTGGCGGGGTAG
- a CDS encoding hemolysin family protein, with product MTGPLLLLAAALVLILANGFFVAAEFGLVTVEKADAERAAADGDRRAATVVTALRELSFQLSGTQLGITITSLVVGMLAEPALAELLAEPLHLAGLPQAAAPGVAVVLGMLLASALQMVIGELVPKNWAVSKPLHVARFVAGPQQTFSRFFRPVITLLNTVANRLVRTLGVEPTDELASARTPGELVSLARHSAQAGAIEQDTADLFVRTLSLGDLTAENVMTPRVRVSALQASATAEDVVNLTRATGLSRFPVYRTRLDEVVGMVHLKDALAIPAQDRLRTPAGRIAVPPLLVPETLPVQPLLARLRSEQPIAVVVDEYGGTAGVVTLEDIIEELVGEVRDEHDRVDLPELGQAPAEDGRPAWDADGGCRVDTLRRIGLEAPDGPYETVAGLVAHILGRIPAPGDTAELDGWRLRVRLVSHHRAERIRIVRTATAAAPSAALAAEVAR from the coding sequence ATGACCGGCCCCCTGCTCCTGCTTGCGGCGGCCCTCGTCCTGATCCTGGCCAACGGCTTCTTCGTCGCCGCGGAATTCGGCCTGGTCACCGTGGAGAAGGCGGACGCGGAGCGCGCGGCCGCCGACGGCGACCGGCGGGCCGCCACCGTCGTCACCGCGCTGCGCGAACTCTCCTTCCAGCTGTCCGGCACCCAACTGGGCATCACCATCACCTCCCTGGTGGTCGGCATGCTCGCCGAGCCCGCGCTCGCCGAGCTGCTGGCCGAGCCGCTGCACCTGGCCGGACTGCCGCAGGCCGCGGCGCCCGGCGTCGCCGTCGTCCTGGGCATGCTGCTGGCCTCCGCCCTCCAGATGGTCATCGGCGAGCTGGTGCCCAAGAACTGGGCGGTCTCCAAGCCGCTGCACGTCGCCCGCTTCGTCGCCGGCCCGCAGCAGACCTTCTCCCGCTTCTTCCGCCCGGTGATCACCCTCCTGAACACCGTCGCCAACCGCCTGGTGCGCACCCTGGGCGTGGAGCCGACCGACGAGCTGGCCTCCGCCCGTACCCCCGGCGAGCTGGTCTCGCTGGCCCGGCACTCCGCCCAGGCCGGCGCGATCGAACAGGACACCGCCGACCTCTTCGTGCGCACCCTTTCCCTCGGCGACCTGACCGCGGAGAACGTGATGACGCCCCGCGTACGGGTCAGCGCCCTCCAGGCGTCCGCCACCGCCGAGGACGTCGTCAACCTCACCCGCGCCACCGGACTGTCCCGCTTCCCCGTCTACCGCACCCGGCTCGACGAGGTCGTCGGCATGGTCCACCTCAAGGACGCCCTGGCCATCCCGGCCCAGGACCGGCTGCGCACCCCCGCCGGCCGGATCGCCGTACCGCCGCTCCTGGTCCCCGAGACCCTGCCCGTCCAGCCGCTGCTGGCGCGTCTGCGCAGCGAGCAGCCGATAGCCGTGGTCGTCGACGAGTACGGCGGCACGGCCGGTGTGGTGACCCTGGAGGACATCATCGAGGAGCTCGTCGGCGAGGTCCGCGACGAACACGACCGGGTGGACCTGCCCGAACTGGGCCAGGCCCCGGCCGAGGACGGCCGCCCCGCCTGGGACGCCGACGGCGGCTGCCGGGTCGACACGCTGCGGCGGATCGGCCTGGAGGCCCCCGACGGCCCGTACGAGACGGTGGCCGGACTGGTGGCCCACATACTCGGCAGGATCCCCGCCCCCGGCGACACCGCCGAACTGGACGGCTGGCGGCTGCGGGTCCGGCTGGTCTCCCACCATCGCGCCGAGCGGATAAGGATCGTACGGACGGCCACCGCCGCCGCGCCCTCCGCAGCGCTCGCCGCGGAGGTGGCGCGATGA
- a CDS encoding phosphoribosyl-ATP diphosphatase → MSKKTFEELFAELQQKAATGDPATSRTAELVQAGVHTIGKKVVEEAAEVWMAAEYESDEAAAEEISQLLYHLQVMMVAKGISLDDVYAHL, encoded by the coding sequence ATGTCCAAGAAGACGTTCGAGGAGCTCTTCGCCGAGCTCCAGCAGAAGGCCGCCACCGGCGACCCCGCGACCTCCCGCACCGCCGAGCTGGTGCAGGCCGGTGTCCATACCATCGGCAAGAAGGTCGTCGAAGAGGCCGCCGAGGTCTGGATGGCCGCGGAGTACGAATCCGACGAGGCCGCCGCCGAGGAGATCTCCCAGCTCCTCTACCACCTTCAGGTGATGATGGTCGCCAAGGGAATCTCCCTCGACGACGTCTACGCCCACCTGTAA
- a CDS encoding bifunctional 3,4-dihydroxy-2-butanone-4-phosphate synthase/GTP cyclohydrolase II produces the protein MTALQSWYDADDAENLVLDPVERAIADIAAGRPVVVVDDENRENEGDLVVAAEKATPEIVAFMMSECRGLICAPLEGDELDRLELPQMVAHNTESMGTAFTVSVDATAAHGVTTGISAADRATTLRMLASGEAAPADFVRPGHIFPLRAKPGGVLVRNGHTEAGVDLARLAGLRPAAAIVEIAGEDGAMLRLPELVPFARKHGLAIISIEDLIAYRRAAEPTVRREATTRLPTAHGEFTAYGYRSTVDGVEHIALVAGEIGDGQDVLVRVHSECLTGDIFHSLRCDCGPQLEASLERITEAGRGVVIYLRGHEGRGIGLLSKLRAYELQERGRDTLDANLELGLPADSRDYAAGAQMLQDLGVRSLRLMTNNPEKTTALVRHGLKVTGREPMPVQAGEHNLRYLRTKRDRMGHDLPWLDSPHATTCGDQ, from the coding sequence ATGACCGCACTGCAGAGCTGGTACGACGCGGACGACGCGGAGAACCTGGTGCTGGACCCGGTCGAACGGGCCATCGCCGATATCGCCGCGGGCCGCCCCGTCGTCGTCGTGGACGACGAGAACCGCGAGAACGAGGGCGACCTCGTCGTCGCCGCTGAGAAGGCCACCCCCGAGATCGTCGCGTTCATGATGAGCGAATGCCGCGGACTGATCTGCGCCCCCCTGGAGGGCGACGAACTGGACCGGCTGGAACTCCCGCAGATGGTCGCGCACAACACCGAGTCGATGGGGACCGCCTTCACCGTCTCCGTCGACGCCACCGCCGCGCACGGCGTGACCACCGGCATCTCCGCCGCCGACCGCGCCACCACCCTGCGGATGCTCGCCTCCGGGGAGGCGGCCCCCGCCGACTTCGTCCGCCCCGGCCACATCTTCCCGCTGCGCGCCAAGCCCGGCGGCGTCCTGGTGCGCAACGGCCACACCGAGGCCGGCGTGGACCTCGCCCGGCTGGCGGGCCTGCGCCCGGCGGCCGCCATCGTCGAGATCGCCGGCGAGGACGGTGCCATGCTGCGCCTGCCCGAGCTGGTCCCCTTCGCCCGCAAGCACGGCCTGGCGATCATCTCCATCGAGGACCTGATCGCCTACCGCCGAGCGGCCGAGCCCACGGTCCGCCGCGAGGCCACCACCCGGCTGCCGACCGCGCACGGCGAGTTCACCGCGTACGGCTACCGCTCCACCGTCGACGGCGTCGAGCACATCGCGCTGGTCGCCGGCGAGATCGGCGACGGCCAGGACGTCCTGGTGCGGGTCCACTCCGAATGCCTGACCGGCGACATCTTCCACTCGCTGCGCTGCGACTGCGGCCCCCAGCTGGAGGCGTCACTGGAGCGGATCACCGAGGCCGGCCGCGGCGTGGTCATCTACCTGCGCGGTCACGAGGGCCGCGGCATCGGCCTGCTGTCCAAGCTGCGCGCCTACGAGCTCCAGGAGCGCGGCCGCGACACCCTCGACGCCAACCTCGAACTGGGGCTGCCCGCCGACTCCCGCGACTACGCCGCGGGCGCGCAGATGCTCCAGGACCTGGGCGTGCGCTCGCTGCGCCTGATGACCAACAACCCGGAGAAGACCACCGCCCTGGTGCGGCACGGCCTGAAGGTCACCGGCCGCGAGCCGATGCCCGTCCAGGCCGGCGAGCACAATCTGCGGTATCTGCGCACCAAGCGGGACCGCATGGGCCACGACCTGCCCTGGCTGGACTCCCCGCACGCGACGACCTGCGGCGACCAGTAA
- a CDS encoding peptidase C39 family protein, which yields MTSSAPRRTVLAAALAAAAGVAAPVALAQAAEEPRTATGRSAASGRSKSLVDHPKTPVDQPKSLVDHAKRLVDYHAWTTAADWHTGSHRGTAVAHAARPGIRLARPLGTVDYQDPHTHKTTTWEYATWTSPVHTLKVPATEAVASWNAHTPAGTWIAVELRGTYRGGGQTPWYVMGRWTSGDGDGDIRRTSVDDQKDGRSSISTDTFAIDDPSSGLRLDAYQLRLTLHRRPGTRLTPTVWRLGAMGSDIPDRFEVPPSEPVRVGRELHVPRYSQEIHKGQYPEYDNGGEAWCSPTSSQMIIESWGRKPTPEDLAWVNPSYADPQVCQAARHTYDYQYEGCGNWPFNAAYAATYHGLEAVITRLASLTDAERLVHAGIPVITSQSFLKSELDGAGYGTAGHLMTVIGFTPSGDVIANDPASPNDAAVRRVYKRRQFENIWLRTKRYDDKGKVKSGSGGVCYLYWPTGPTPRQRRVLRELGLS from the coding sequence ATGACCAGCTCCGCGCCCCGGCGCACCGTTCTGGCCGCCGCACTCGCCGCCGCGGCGGGTGTCGCCGCCCCCGTGGCCCTGGCGCAGGCCGCCGAGGAGCCCCGTACGGCCACCGGCCGCAGCGCCGCATCCGGCAGATCGAAGAGCCTCGTGGACCACCCGAAGACCCCCGTGGACCAACCGAAGAGCCTCGTGGACCATGCGAAGCGCCTCGTGGACTATCACGCCTGGACCACCGCCGCCGACTGGCACACCGGCAGCCACCGCGGCACCGCCGTCGCCCACGCCGCCCGCCCCGGCATCCGTCTCGCGAGGCCCCTCGGCACCGTCGACTACCAGGACCCGCACACCCACAAGACCACCACCTGGGAGTACGCCACCTGGACCAGTCCGGTGCACACCCTGAAGGTCCCGGCCACCGAGGCCGTCGCGTCCTGGAACGCGCACACCCCGGCCGGCACCTGGATCGCCGTCGAACTGCGCGGCACCTACCGCGGCGGCGGCCAAACCCCCTGGTATGTCATGGGCCGGTGGACGTCCGGCGACGGCGACGGCGACATCCGCCGTACCTCCGTCGACGACCAGAAGGACGGCAGGAGCAGCATCTCCACCGACACCTTCGCCATCGACGACCCGTCCAGCGGCCTCCGCCTCGACGCGTACCAGCTGCGGCTCACCCTCCACCGCAGGCCCGGCACCCGCCTCACCCCGACCGTCTGGCGGCTCGGCGCCATGGGCTCCGACATCCCCGACCGCTTCGAGGTGCCGCCGTCCGAGCCCGTCCGGGTCGGCCGCGAGCTGCACGTACCCCGCTACTCGCAGGAGATCCACAAGGGCCAGTACCCGGAGTACGACAACGGGGGAGAGGCATGGTGCAGCCCCACCTCCTCCCAGATGATCATCGAGTCCTGGGGCCGCAAACCCACCCCCGAGGACCTCGCCTGGGTCAACCCCTCCTACGCCGACCCCCAGGTCTGCCAGGCCGCCCGCCACACCTACGACTACCAGTACGAAGGCTGCGGCAACTGGCCCTTCAACGCCGCCTACGCCGCCACCTACCACGGCCTGGAGGCCGTCATCACCCGCCTGGCCTCCCTCACCGACGCCGAACGCCTCGTCCACGCCGGAATCCCGGTCATAACGTCCCAGTCCTTCCTCAAATCCGAACTGGACGGCGCGGGCTACGGCACCGCCGGCCACCTGATGACCGTCATCGGCTTCACCCCGTCCGGCGATGTCATCGCCAACGACCCGGCATCCCCGAACGACGCGGCCGTGCGGCGGGTGTACAAGCGGCGGCAGTTCGAGAACATCTGGCTGCGGACGAAGCGGTATGACGACAAGGGGAAGGTCAAGAGCGGCAGCGGCGGAGTCTGCTACCTCTACTGGCCGACCGGGCCGACGCCGCGGCAGCGCCGCGTGCTGCGGGA